GGCACGGCGCTAAAGGATGGCCATCCCATCGCCCGCATCCAGGCACGCAAAAACGCGATCCAGCGCAGCAGCCAGCGCAGGTTGTAGCCGGCGGCGCAGCCGAGTACGTGCAGCGCATCGCCTTGTGCACCTTTCAGCCTGCAGCGACGCAACCTGCAGTCGTCTTTCAGATGTCCGATCACCGGTTCCACCGCCTGCCGTCGTTTGATCCAGCGCCATTGCCGTCGCGTCAGCGTCTTGGCCTTGCCACGATGGAGCACCTGCACGCCATCGACCTCGCGCCCGCGATAGCCCAGGTCCACGATCGCCACCGTCGGTTCTACGCTCAGATCCTGCAGCAACCCGCGTGTCTGCTCCAGCTGCTCGGCCAAGGTGTCGCCGTCGTACGGGTTGCCCGGGAAGCTACGCGCACCCACGACCAATCCCTTGCAGGCGGTGACCGCAATGCCGACCTTGACGCCGAATTCGTACGCTTGACGCGCCTTGCCCTTACCGATGCATTCCACTTCCGGGGCATGCAATGCGTACAGTTTTTGTTTGTCCTTCGGACGCTGCGTGTACAGCCGTTGCGCACGTTCCAGCCAGACCGCGATGCGCTCGCGCACGCCGGGTTCCACCTGGTCCAGCTTGCGCGCGATATCGCGCAACACCCGCCCCAAGACCGTGCGTTGACGTCGCAGCACGCGCTGCATGCGCTTGAACTGGCGTGCATGCGCATAGCGGCCCGCCTTGCGGCTCAGGGCCGGACCTTGCCGTGCGTAGCTCTGCCGCAACCCGATGCCGTAACGCTTGGCCAGCAGCACCAGTTTCTTGCGTGCCACCTCCAGCAACCGACTATCGGTCGGATAGGCAATCGCCTTTTCCTGCACCGTGGTGTCCACGATCACCCGCGACAACTCGCGTGCGTCCACCGCCTGCATGGCATGTGCA
The nucleotide sequence above comes from Xanthomonas campestris pv. campestris str. ATCC 33913. Encoded proteins:
- a CDS encoding IS5-like element IS1478 family transposase, with product MHTRRPAAEHMPAEELFRSRLENQIDLRHPLAQLSQRMPWTALEQALSSRLPATQAGGGRPALPVRLIAGLLYLKHAYDLSDEAVCERWLENPYWQFFTGEVVFQTRLPCDASSLTRWRQRLDEAGMEELLAHTINAAHAMQAVDARELSRVIVDTTVQEKAIAYPTDSRLLEVARKKLVLLAKRYGIGLRQSYARQGPALSRKAGRYAHARQFKRMQRVLRRQRTVLGRVLRDIARKLDQVEPGVRERIAVWLERAQRLYTQRPKDKQKLYALHAPEVECIGKGKARQAYEFGVKVGIAVTACKGLVVGARSFPGNPYDGDTLAEQLEQTRGLLQDLSVEPTVAIVDLGYRGREVDGVQVLHRGKAKTLTRRQWRWIKRRQAVEPVIGHLKDDCRLRRCRLKGAQGDALHVLGCAAGYNLRWLLRWIAFLRAWMRAMGWPSFSAVPLSPMTLGA